A window from Fibrobacter sp. UWB11 encodes these proteins:
- the rsmD gene encoding 16S rRNA (guanine(966)-N(2))-methyltransferase RsmD, translated as MPIRITGGSLRGRNIESPDTMKTRPTASRTREALFNILQGVEGFRMLDLFAGSGIMGLEAISRGAESVTAVELARPQAKMIERSYKSVGAESKLRLLETSVLTLKKELVCADGGFDLIYADPPFKDMDYPDLRPFIEWLNPGGVAVFEAPSRKLPEWAKGDDFQGQVRRYGESSLIIFRT; from the coding sequence ATGCCGATTCGTATTACTGGCGGTTCTTTACGGGGGCGCAACATCGAGTCCCCGGACACCATGAAAACACGTCCGACAGCTTCCCGAACAAGGGAAGCTCTCTTTAACATATTGCAGGGCGTCGAAGGTTTCCGCATGCTGGATCTTTTTGCCGGAAGCGGAATTATGGGGCTTGAAGCCATTAGCCGTGGGGCCGAAAGCGTTACTGCGGTGGAACTCGCTCGCCCGCAAGCGAAGATGATTGAACGTTCGTACAAGTCCGTGGGCGCTGAATCGAAACTGCGGTTGCTTGAAACGAGCGTGCTTACGCTCAAAAAGGAACTTGTCTGTGCCGATGGCGGTTTTGACCTGATTTATGCGGATCCGCCTTTCAAGGATATGGATTACCCTGATTTACGTCCGTTTATAGAATGGCTCAACCCTGGTGGGGTGGCTGTTTTTGAAGCTCCGAGCCGTAAATTGCCGGAATGGGCTAAGGGTGACGATTTTCAGGGGCAAGTTCGTCGCTACGGCGAGTCTTCGCTGATAATTTTCAGGACGTGA
- a CDS encoding Rpn family recombination-promoting nuclease/putative transposase, which yields MEEKQAAKKPHDAFFRWLFADVKHLRYLLELAGKINIDVGEFLAAVNLDTLVRIPDSYSEVYETGDADLAFRVNVLTGAPVFVGILVEHKSGRDADMFNQLARYMRSVMKRFDEGRLFDGLPTMAMIFYNGRDNWNPLELLEKDYPAYFHGMVLPFRCAFVNMSDIPDSDCLACEDVATGLGIAMMAHAYDKDAILDIFNRFKPRLRKMPDKECSCLLEKISLYLAEYLGKEVMKELNMAFKSIGQKYGFVSAGDSFRQEIADAQAMAENAKAELVQNRDDIETVLREMGMSDEKIAEMQAKLEALRQSRQSHG from the coding sequence GCTTTTTTCCGTTGGCTATTTGCAGATGTTAAGCATCTCAGGTATTTGCTTGAACTTGCTGGTAAAATAAATATTGATGTGGGGGAGTTCCTCGCTGCGGTAAATTTGGATACGCTAGTCCGCATTCCGGATTCGTATTCTGAGGTCTATGAAACGGGTGATGCAGATTTGGCATTCCGTGTTAATGTTCTGACGGGCGCACCCGTATTTGTTGGAATCCTTGTGGAGCACAAGTCCGGTCGCGATGCCGATATGTTCAATCAGCTTGCGCGTTACATGCGTTCCGTGATGAAACGCTTTGACGAGGGACGCCTATTCGACGGCCTCCCGACAATGGCGATGATATTCTACAACGGGCGTGATAACTGGAACCCGCTAGAATTGCTTGAGAAGGACTATCCCGCATATTTTCACGGCATGGTGCTGCCGTTCCGCTGTGCGTTTGTGAATATGTCGGACATTCCGGACAGCGACTGCCTCGCTTGCGAAGATGTCGCGACAGGCTTAGGAATCGCGATGATGGCGCATGCTTACGACAAGGATGCCATCCTTGATATATTTAACCGGTTCAAGCCGAGATTGCGAAAAATGCCAGACAAGGAGTGCTCTTGTTTGCTCGAAAAAATAAGTCTATATTTAGCAGAGTATCTCGGTAAAGAAGTTATGAAGGAGTTGAACATGGCTTTCAAGAGCATTGGACAAAAGTACGGATTCGTCAGTGCCGGCGATTCTTTCCGTCAGGAAATCGCCGATGCTCAGGCGATGGCTGAAAACGCTAAAGCAGAATTGGTGCAGAATCGTGACGACATTGAAACTGTTTTGCGTGAAATGGGAATGTCCGACGAAAAAATTGCTGAAATGCAAGCCAAATTAGAGGCACTTCGTCAAAGTCGACAATCTCATGGATAA
- a CDS encoding rhomboid family intramembrane serine protease: MKPFKYLPKALRVLLLANAVVFIIAFLGRGIDVDLGAGYGSLTDYISYFGAFMPRVPLELWRYVTYMFIHFDFMHFFFNMLMLWMFGSDVAEWMGTRHFVSMYFFCGIFAALFSFFMCLLGLTNNPIIGASGALMGVFVAYYKFFPERMLLMFFVIPMKIKHAMWVMIALDILFANSGDMIAHFAHLGGVVAGFLYMAVYQNGPKVLYHSPLSAIFRLFSSNPEKYGDAPRSRTRNSDEPEVLEGEVFYVDEQKRMDDILRKVEREGVQSLSESEREFLLKAGDKLRRRRGGF; encoded by the coding sequence ATGAAACCATTTAAATATTTACCCAAGGCTTTGCGGGTCTTGTTGCTTGCAAATGCAGTTGTTTTTATTATCGCCTTTTTAGGGCGCGGAATCGATGTGGACTTGGGTGCCGGCTATGGCAGTTTGACGGATTACATCAGTTACTTTGGTGCGTTTATGCCGCGCGTCCCGCTTGAACTTTGGCGCTATGTGACATACATGTTCATTCATTTTGACTTTATGCATTTCTTCTTCAATATGCTCATGCTCTGGATGTTCGGCTCTGATGTTGCGGAATGGATGGGGACTCGCCATTTTGTATCGATGTACTTTTTCTGCGGTATTTTTGCTGCGCTGTTCAGTTTTTTCATGTGCTTGCTTGGCCTTACGAACAATCCGATTATCGGTGCTTCGGGCGCCTTGATGGGCGTGTTTGTTGCCTATTACAAGTTCTTCCCGGAACGCATGCTCCTTATGTTCTTTGTCATCCCGATGAAGATTAAGCATGCCATGTGGGTGATGATTGCCCTTGATATTCTCTTTGCGAATTCGGGAGACATGATTGCTCATTTTGCACACTTGGGCGGTGTCGTTGCCGGATTCCTTTACATGGCGGTTTACCAGAACGGCCCGAAGGTGCTTTACCATTCGCCGCTTTCTGCTATTTTCCGCCTGTTCTCGAGCAATCCCGAAAAGTATGGTGATGCGCCTCGATCCCGTACGCGCAATTCCGACGAACCGGAAGTTCTCGAAGGTGAAGTGTTCTACGTAGATGAACAGAAACGCATGGACGATATTCTCAGAAAGGTGGAGCGCGAAGGCGTTCAGTCCTTGAGCGAATCGGAACGTGAATTTTTATTGAAAGCGGGTGACAAGTTGCGTCGCCGTCGCGGAGGATTCTAA
- a CDS encoding adenosine kinase, producing MKKILGMGAALVDILANVSDEWIASQGVQKGGMNMVDWPQMEKFLGSLENPIRVPGGSTCNTMVGVARLGGKAAFISKVGDDELGKLFQNHLKNNGVESKVGLSSAATGCVFSAVTPDAQRSMWTYLGASDFLGSDDFTPALYDGVGLLYAEGYRAFNGECFKKSFELARSLGVETALDFSSFGVVDACRKLFDELFENKMIDIIIANEDEAFAYAGVKEEAALEVLAKKAKVAVVKIGKRGALIAKDGKVTRVSAGAAKAIDTTGAGDLWASGFLYGYMNGWDMERSGNLGSIVSNEVVQVMGAQIPEDGWKRILAQM from the coding sequence ATGAAGAAAATTCTTGGTATGGGCGCTGCCCTTGTTGATATTTTGGCTAATGTGAGCGACGAATGGATTGCATCGCAAGGCGTTCAGAAGGGCGGCATGAACATGGTCGACTGGCCGCAGATGGAGAAGTTCCTTGGCTCTCTTGAAAATCCGATTCGCGTTCCGGGTGGCTCGACTTGCAATACGATGGTGGGCGTGGCCCGTCTCGGTGGCAAGGCCGCTTTTATCAGCAAGGTGGGCGATGACGAACTGGGCAAGCTCTTCCAGAATCATTTGAAGAATAACGGTGTGGAATCGAAGGTCGGACTTTCGAGTGCTGCAACGGGTTGCGTGTTCTCTGCCGTGACTCCGGATGCACAGCGCTCCATGTGGACATACCTCGGTGCTTCGGACTTTTTGGGCTCTGATGATTTTACTCCGGCTCTCTATGACGGTGTGGGCCTCCTCTATGCCGAAGGCTATCGTGCTTTTAACGGCGAATGTTTCAAAAAGTCTTTTGAACTTGCACGCAGTCTCGGTGTTGAAACCGCTCTCGACTTTAGCTCGTTTGGCGTTGTCGATGCTTGCCGCAAGCTGTTCGATGAACTTTTCGAAAACAAGATGATTGATATCATCATCGCAAACGAAGATGAAGCTTTTGCTTATGCTGGCGTCAAGGAAGAAGCCGCTCTCGAAGTTCTCGCCAAGAAGGCCAAGGTTGCTGTGGTAAAGATTGGCAAGCGCGGCGCCTTGATTGCTAAGGATGGCAAGGTGACTCGCGTGTCTGCAGGTGCTGCAAAGGCAATCGATACGACGGGTGCTGGTGACCTTTGGGCATCGGGATTCCTGTACGGCTACATGAACGGCTGGGATATGGAACGCTCGGGTAACCTCGGCAGTATCGTTTCGAACGAAGTTGTTCAAGTCATGGGCGCGCAGATTCCGGAAGACGGTTGGAAGCGCATCTTGGCCCAGATGTAA
- the coaD gene encoding pantetheine-phosphate adenylyltransferase codes for MVWKSKIAVFAGSFDPFTVGHYDLVERAAGMFDSVIVVVAQNANKKNMFDAETRKAMVEAAVSKIPNVSVAIHGGLTVDFMKSVGARYLLRGIRNASDLDAEQAVAWNNKVLFGDAETVLLLSAQEHLVVSSSLVRELLKCGASKSDDEQTALLSKFVPKNMVSVLLKEFRKIYETI; via the coding sequence ATGGTGTGGAAATCTAAAATCGCTGTTTTCGCAGGCTCGTTTGACCCGTTTACGGTGGGGCATTATGACCTTGTAGAACGTGCTGCAGGCATGTTTGATTCTGTGATTGTTGTTGTCGCACAGAACGCGAATAAGAAAAACATGTTTGATGCTGAAACGCGTAAGGCCATGGTGGAGGCCGCCGTCTCTAAAATTCCGAATGTGTCGGTGGCTATTCATGGCGGTCTGACTGTCGATTTTATGAAATCCGTGGGGGCGCGCTACTTGTTGCGCGGCATTCGCAATGCATCGGACCTGGATGCGGAACAGGCAGTAGCTTGGAACAATAAGGTTCTTTTTGGCGATGCCGAAACGGTGCTCTTGCTCAGTGCTCAGGAACATCTCGTGGTAAGCAGTTCCCTTGTTCGCGAACTTTTGAAGTGTGGCGCTTCCAAGAGCGATGATGAACAGACGGCGCTCCTTTCGAAGTTCGTACCGAAAAACATGGTCTCAGTGCTATTAAAAGAGTTTAGGAAGATTTATGAAACCATTTAA
- the gatC gene encoding Asp-tRNA(Asn)/Glu-tRNA(Gln) amidotransferase subunit GatC, giving the protein MLEREEVLKLAKLSRLSIAEEDIPAIKGHLDKMLDHLEALKALDLSNVEPMTAVENGATILREDVPVQGFTLDQAFANAPAVENDHFAIPKVM; this is encoded by the coding sequence ATGCTTGAACGTGAAGAAGTTTTGAAACTCGCAAAGTTGTCTCGCCTGAGCATTGCTGAAGAAGATATTCCGGCTATCAAGGGTCACTTGGATAAGATGCTCGACCATCTTGAAGCATTGAAGGCTTTGGACCTTTCGAACGTGGAACCGATGACCGCTGTCGAAAACGGCGCTACCATCCTCCGCGAAGACGTGCCGGTCCAGGGCTTTACGCTCGACCAGGCTTTTGCGAACGCTCCGGCTGTTGAAAACGACCACTTTGCCATCCCGAAGGTGATGTAG
- a CDS encoding 3-deoxy-manno-octulosonate cytidylyltransferase encodes MNKVSCIVPARMGSSRFPGKPLLKLNGKEMIVRTLERAMLADCFDRIVCATDGPEIESVVTAAGFDCVMTGECATGSDRVAEAAKKLGLDLVVNLQGDEPLVEPSVLRDVAKDLAEHPDCWVTVACPLNPAEAELKTVVKVLVRDGVAVDFTRSVPPAEAGRWFQHQGIYAYSRDARDEFASLPQNKIELERSLEQMRILGRRPIRIVQSAYPSISVDVPSDATHVENILLDRLLYPLLDESLRKGDERI; translated from the coding sequence TTGAACAAGGTCAGTTGCATCGTTCCGGCCCGCATGGGCTCGTCCAGATTCCCGGGGAAACCTCTCCTGAAGCTTAATGGCAAGGAGATGATTGTCCGTACGCTGGAACGAGCAATGCTGGCGGATTGCTTTGATCGCATTGTCTGCGCAACGGACGGTCCCGAAATCGAATCTGTGGTCACGGCGGCTGGCTTTGACTGCGTGATGACCGGCGAATGTGCAACAGGTTCCGATCGCGTGGCGGAGGCCGCCAAAAAGCTTGGCCTTGATCTGGTCGTGAATCTCCAGGGCGATGAGCCTCTTGTTGAACCTTCAGTGCTCCGTGATGTTGCAAAAGACCTTGCGGAACACCCCGACTGCTGGGTGACGGTCGCATGTCCGCTGAACCCCGCAGAAGCTGAACTCAAGACCGTCGTGAAAGTGCTCGTTCGCGATGGTGTGGCGGTCGATTTTACAAGATCTGTGCCGCCTGCAGAAGCGGGCCGCTGGTTCCAGCACCAGGGCATTTACGCTTACTCCCGCGATGCCCGCGACGAGTTTGCATCGCTCCCGCAGAACAAGATTGAGCTGGAACGCTCGTTAGAGCAAATGCGAATCCTGGGGCGTCGCCCGATCCGCATTGTGCAGAGCGCTTACCCGAGCATTTCCGTGGACGTCCCGTCGGACGCGACCCACGTCGAGAATATTTTATTAGATCGTTTGCTTTATCCTTTGCTAGATGAATCTCTCAGAAAAGGCGATGAACGCATCTGA
- a CDS encoding helix-hairpin-helix domain-containing protein, translating to MNASEKRILKLAIILFTIGLIIRYLPWGLPSIETFEVGESVFVANTAPGAVPNASSDAVPNASSDAVPNATTDTIVNKIKPIANPDFEVRQEGQVPFEHHRKVKKKVTLPLHINTAGVDDLCALKGVGPKLAEKIIEHRNAFGPFKSPSDLKKVHGIGKKKLENLLHSIIFD from the coding sequence ATGAACGCATCTGAAAAAAGAATCCTCAAACTTGCAATAATCCTCTTTACAATTGGCTTGATCATCCGCTACCTCCCGTGGGGGCTCCCGTCTATCGAAACGTTTGAAGTCGGGGAGTCCGTTTTTGTCGCAAATACGGCCCCGGGCGCAGTCCCCAACGCATCTTCAGACGCAGTCCCCAACGCATCTTCAGACGCAGTCCCCAACGCAACTACGGATACGATTGTAAATAAAATAAAACCCATTGCAAATCCCGATTTCGAGGTCCGTCAGGAGGGGCAGGTCCCTTTTGAGCACCACCGGAAAGTAAAAAAGAAGGTTACACTTCCGCTCCACATCAATACGGCGGGTGTAGACGATTTATGTGCGCTAAAGGGGGTCGGACCGAAGCTCGCAGAGAAGATTATAGAGCATAGAAACGCCTTTGGACCGTTCAAAAGCCCCTCAGACTTAAAAAAAGTGCATGGAATTGGAAAGAAAAAACTTGAAAACTTGTTACATTCGATAATTTTTGATTAG